One part of the Paracoccus sp. MBLB3053 genome encodes these proteins:
- the otnC gene encoding 3-oxo-tetronate 4-phosphate decarboxylase yields MSDTKLREVMALQARSLFERGLTFGSSGNISIRLDDGWLMTPTGSSMGAIDPARISRLDMQGNLISGDKPTKESFLHMAMYRQRPRAGAIVHLHSTHSVAVSCMHDIDHRNVMPPLTAYYVMRVGRLPLIPYFAPGDLDLARAVEEMASDHHAVLLANHGPVVAGKNLEDAVYATEELEETAKLFLALQGMRSRPLSDDQVRELELRFPRDF; encoded by the coding sequence ATGTCTGACACAAAGCTGCGCGAAGTGATGGCGCTGCAGGCCAGATCGCTGTTCGAGCGCGGCCTGACCTTCGGATCTTCCGGCAATATCTCGATCCGGCTGGATGACGGCTGGCTTATGACGCCGACCGGGTCCAGCATGGGGGCGATCGACCCTGCCCGTATCTCGCGGCTGGATATGCAGGGCAATCTGATTTCCGGCGACAAGCCTACCAAGGAAAGCTTCCTGCACATGGCGATGTACCGCCAGCGTCCGCGCGCAGGGGCGATCGTCCACCTGCATTCGACCCATTCGGTCGCGGTCAGCTGCATGCATGATATCGACCATCGCAACGTCATGCCGCCCCTGACCGCCTATTACGTCATGCGAGTCGGGCGCCTGCCCCTGATCCCCTATTTCGCCCCCGGCGATCTGGATCTGGCCAGGGCGGTCGAGGAAATGGCCTCGGATCATCACGCGGTGTTGCTGGCAAACCACGGGCCGGTGGTCGCAGGCAAGAACCTCGAAGATGCGGTTTACGCGACCGAAGAGCTTGAAGAGACTGCAAAGCTCTTTCTGGCCTTGCAGGGGATGCGCAGCCGCCCGCTGAGCGATGATCAGGTCCGCGAGCTCGAGCTGCGCTTTCCGCGCGATTTTTGA
- the nrdH gene encoding glutaredoxin-like protein NrdH has protein sequence MSITVYSKPACVQCTATTRALDARGLAYDVVDLTEDDSAMQLVTSLGYRQAPVVIAGDEHWAGFRPDMIGRLS, from the coding sequence ATGAGCATCACCGTCTATTCCAAACCCGCCTGCGTGCAGTGCACCGCGACCACGCGCGCGCTGGACGCCCGTGGACTGGCTTATGACGTTGTAGACCTGACCGAGGATGACAGCGCCATGCAGCTTGTCACGTCGCTCGGATACCGCCAGGCCCCCGTCGTCATCGCCGGTGACGAGCATTGGGCAGGTTTCCGGCCCGACATGATCGGCCGGCTGTCGTAA
- the nrdI gene encoding class Ib ribonucleoside-diphosphate reductase assembly flavoprotein NrdI — protein MGGLVYYSSASGNTARFVARLGLAAERIPVSPSEPMPEPAGPYVLICPTYADGEGRGAVPKQVIRFLNDPARRALLRGVIASGNRNFGATFALSGKVISDKCNIPVLYRFELAGDDLDVARTVSGLQKFWGTECLMMA, from the coding sequence ATGGGCGGGCTGGTCTATTATTCGTCGGCATCAGGCAACACCGCGCGATTCGTGGCGCGGCTGGGTCTGGCCGCCGAACGGATTCCGGTCTCGCCCTCCGAGCCCATGCCGGAACCGGCGGGCCCGTATGTATTGATCTGCCCGACCTATGCCGATGGCGAGGGTCGTGGCGCGGTGCCGAAGCAGGTGATACGCTTCCTGAACGACCCGGCGCGACGCGCGCTGCTTCGCGGCGTCATCGCCAGCGGAAACCGGAACTTCGGCGCCACCTTCGCCCTGTCGGGCAAGGTCATTTCTGATAAATGCAATATCCCCGTGCTCTATCGATTCGAGCTCGCGGGGGATGATCTTGATGTCGCCCGCACCGTGTCGGGCCTGCAAAAATTCTGGGGGACGGAATGCTTGATGATGGCGTAA